Part of the Tenacibaculum sp. SZ-18 genome, TATGGGTGAAGTCTGCTAATATTTCTGAGAAGCAAGTTGATATTGCTGTGGCGAAATTTGCGGGTCAAGCAATGGTTCAAGAAACAATGAGTGATAGAATCGTCGCATTGAAAGAGATCGTAGATAACTCTGATTTTGCTGGTGCTTCTTTTATGGATTTATTAAAGCAAAAAATTCAAGATTACGAATCAAAGAATAAAGAGATTGATGTTCAAGATGTAAAAGTTGAGGAATAATTTAATTCTCTGCATAATCAAATAAAAAAGCCAGTTAAAAACTGGCTTTTTTATTTGATTATTTTTTGATGACTTTCTTCTAATATAAACTTTTAAATTGCGTCGGATTTGCTTCATGCATAATTTCATATACTTTTTCGAAGATATCTTCCGTTGAAGGCTTCGAGAAGTAATCTCCATCAGTTCCGTACGCAGGTCTATGTGCTTTGGCACTTAAGGTTTCTGGTTTACTATCTAAATGAACATATCCATTTTGATTTTCAAGAACTTGTTGTAATAAGTAAGCTGAAGCTCCACCAGGAACATCTTCATCAACCACTAATAATCTATTCGTTTTAGCTAGTGATTTTACAGTGTCGTGATTTTTATCGAAAGGTAATAAACTCTGAGCATCTACTATTTCAGCATTAATTCCAACTTGTTGTAAATCCTTAGCAGCTTCCTCTACTAATCTTAACGTTGATCCATAAGACAATATGGTGATATCAGTTCCTTCTTTAATTACTTCAACTTCACCAATTGGAGTTTTAAATTCACCTAAATTGTTTGGTAATTCTTCTTTTAAACGGTAACCGTTTAAACATTCCACAACTAAAGCAGGATCATCACCTTCTAATAAAGTATTGTAAAAACCAGCAGCTTTTGTCATGTTTCTAGGAACTAAAACATGAATTCCTCTAACATTATTAATAATTCCTCCCATTGGAGAACCAGCATGCCAAATTCCTTCTAAACGATGACCACGAGTACGAATGATTAATGGAGCTTTTTGTTTTCCGAAAGTTCTATAACGTAAGGTAGCTAAATCATCACTCATGATTTGTAATGCGTACAGTAAATAATCTAAATATTGGATTTCTGCAATAGGACGTAATCCTCTCATAGCCATTCCAATTCCTTGACCTATAATTGTAGCTTCTCTAATTCCTGTGTCAGTAACTCTTAGTTCTCCGAACTTTTCTTGTAATCCTTCCAATCCTTGATTTACATCTCCGATATAACCTGCATCTTCACCAAAAACAAGAACTTCAGGATATTTTTCCAATATAGCATCAAAGTTATCTCTCATAATAATACGAGCATCAACAATGTTTTTTTCTGAATCGTAGGTTGGTTCTACTGCCGCCTTGTTAACAACAGAATTTGTGTTGTCATTTAATAAATGAGAAGAATATTTAGTGTAAGCATTTTCAATACTTTCTTTAATAAAGTTTTGTAATGCAATTTTCTCAATGAAGTTCTCATCACGAATTAATCGTAATGTTTTTCTACAAGCCGTTAAAATATCTTTTCGGATAGGCTCAGAAACTCCTGCTAAATCATTCTTATATTTTGTAATGAAAGAACTGTTACTACTTTTTGAAGCAACTTTCTCTAAAAGAGTAGTTGCAGAAACAACTTCAGATTTAATTTCATTAATGAAGCTATTCCAAGCATCGCGCTTTGCTGTACTTACTTCTTTTTTAATTTTTTTATCTAGTGCTGTTAATTCATCTTCGCTTTCAACAAAACGTAAAACATCACCTTGATCATCTGTTAATTCAAACTCAAGAATCCATTTTCTCATTTGCGAAATACAATCAAACTCTTTTTCCCATTCCAATCTCTCTTTAGACTTATACCTTTCGTGAGATCCCGAAGTTGAATGTCCTTGTGGTTGTGTTAATTCTTTAACATGAATTAAAACAGGAACGTGTTGTTCTCTTGCAATTTCAGCAGCTTTATTATAGGTGTCAATTAATTTTACGTAGTCCCAACCATTAACTACGAAAATTTCATAACCATTTGTATCATTTTCTCTTTGGAAACCTTTCAGAATTTCAGAGATACTTTCCTTTGTTGTTTGGTGTCGTGCATGAACAGAAATACCGTATTCATCATCCCAAACACTCATAACCATTGGTACTTGTAATACACCAGCAGCATTTATTGTTTCGAAGAATAGACCTTCACTTGTACTTGCATTTCCAATGGTACCCCAAGCTACTTCATTTCCTTTTTCAGAAAAATTAGTAAAATCTTTTAATTCTTCTACATTGCGGTAAATTTTAGATGCTTGTGCTAAACCTAGTAATCTAGGCATTTGTCCTGCAGTAGGAGAGATGTCAGAAGATGAATTCTTTTGAGCAGTTAAATTCTTCCAGTTTCCATTTTCATCTAAAGAATGTGTGGCAAAATGCCCCCCCATTTGTCTTCCAGCTGACATTGGTTCTTGCACAATATCAGTATGCGCATACAAACCAGCAAAAAATTGTTGAGCATTTAACTCACCAATTGCCATCATAAAAGTTTGATCTCTGTAGTAACCAGATCTGAAGTCTCCATTTTTAAAGGCTTTAGCCATCGCTAATTGAGGGACTTCTTTACCATCACCAAAAATTCCAAATTTAGCTTTACCAGTTAAAACCTCTCTTCTTCCAAGCAAACTACATTCTCTGCTCAATCTGGCGATTTTATAATCATTTAATACTTCATTTTTAAAGTCTTCAAACGATAATTTTTGTGGATTTGAAATTCCTACACTTTGGCTCATAAATAAACTTTTTGTTGGTTTCAACAAAGATAGTTTTTTTAAATGAATTTTAAAAATCGATGTTTTTATTGATAAAATCGTAAAAAAAAAGTGTTTTTTAGGATTCCATTGAATTTTCTACAATAATCCTCGGCGGATAAAATTGTAAATCCTGTCTAAGCTTGAGGTAATTACAAAACGAATTTTACTAGGATAAGCGTTATCCGTAACTTCAAATCCTTCGTTTGTATAAACAGGGAAATATAACTCTAAAATGTTGGGAACGAAGTTTAAACGAATTCCGTTTTCATAAAAGAACCTTGGGTTTTCGTTTTTGCTTTTAAGTATTGCGGCATCATTATAAGCTTCCACCCAACGCCAAATACTAACACTTGTATTGGCAGATAACATTAATTGATTAGCGAATGATGGTTGATTATAAAAAGATTTAAAACCTCCATCGGAAATTACAAATTGCTGACTAAATAAACCTGTGCTTTCAGAACGTCCGAATAGGGTTTGTTCAAATAAATAATCCGAACTACGATTTAATCCAAAACTAAAATAATCACCATCAGAATTATTAGTAAGAAAAAAACCTCCAAAAAACCGTAGGTTAAAACTACGTTTTTTATCAAAAAATTTTAGGTATCTAATGTCTGTAGATAGTTTTGTAAAGTTGTTACCTAATTCAGCGTTTATAGCATATTGTAATCGTCTTATAACATTTGGTTTACTGTAAATATATCTGAAATTTAAAATGTTATATCTATCACTTTCTATGGCTTGCTGGTTTGGCTGAATTTCTCTATTAACATAAACAATCCTTGATAAAATGGATTTTGTACCAACATCACGTAAGGTATTTCTTTTAAATTGAATGCTTACAAAAGGGTAAAACGTATTGTACGATAATTCTGGAGCGTAGTGAAAATTGCTTCCTGCAATACCATATCTAATTTTATAAATTTTAGTTTTCTCGAAGAATTGATCATATGCAAAGGAGAAAGAGCCAGTTAAATTTTGACTTTTAAATGCGTAATTAGGAGTTAAACTAAATTCAAAATTGTGTTTAATTACAGGGCGATTATTGAAATTTACTCCCAGAATAATTCCGTCATATAAATTATACTTTATGTTTGGATTGTAAAATATCTGATTATAATACGGATCCTCAATGTCTTTTAAAAATCTAAACTGAAGAGGTTTGCTGATAATAGAATTATTAATGTTTTTAAAGTTGTTTAACGAATTATATTCAGGATAAATTTGTTCGTAATTTAAGGCAAGTTTGTCATAGCCATCTGCTTTGAATTTTATGGTTTTTGTACTATCCACCCCTGTAACCCAAATTTTAGTTTTAAACTGTTTGTCTTTCACAGTGTATAATGATATCGGAGCAGTAATATTTCGCTTGTTTTTAATCGTAACTTCAACGGAGTCTTCATTTTTTAAAAACTTAACTTTCTTGATTTTATAGTCAATTTTTTTACTCGTTTTTATGTAGTCGTTAAAAAACCATTCTAAATTTTTATCTGTGTTATTTATAATAACTTTTTTAAAAGCCGTAGAATTGGTAATTTTTAATCTATAGTTTTTATAAAACTCTTTAAAAGAACTTATTAAAGAGCTGTCTCCAATAAAATCTTGTAAGTATCGCATTCCTAAACCTGCTTTATATGGACTTACAACTTTTCTATTAAAGTTTGAAAGGGAATCTGCTGGAGTAGTTAAAGCTTGATCGAAAAATCGACGAGCACTAAACTGATATAAGAAAGGATATTTATCGTTTTGTTTTAGCTTAGCTAGGTTGTACCCTCTAAATCCCCATAAATTAGAAAATCGACCGAAAACAGTAACATCTGGATAATACTTATTAATGTATTCCATCATCAAAAATGTTTGGATTCCTTCAGTTAACCAGTAATCATTTCTCTTGTTAAATAATAATACATCATCTATATATTTACTTACTAAAGCTTTGAAAAATCGTGATTCCCACTTAAAGTTTTCAGGATAAGGTTTCAGCCAGTCAGGGATACCATATAAATCACGTAACGAATTTTTATTAACGGTATTTGCATCAACTAATATTTCAGTATGTGGATGTTTTCCTATATAATTTTCAATAAATGAAATTTGACGCTTTATAATTTCATTAGTCGTATTATACGTTATTTTATTGTTATAAATGTCTGTTTTTATAACTCTTTCTTTTAACTTAAAAGTTTTAAATTTTTTTTGGTTTGAATTTATATTAAGTATAATGTCTTTACGCTGGTTTCCAATTAAATAATAATCATGAGTTTCATGATTTATTGTAAGGTATTGATACAGATTACTTTGTAGGTGAAACTTTTTTGGAATAGATAATTCAAGAGTGTAATTGGCAACATCTTCAAATAAGTCATCCATGTTTAAATTACTCATTAATTGCCAACCGTTCTGATATACTGCTGGTGTTAGATACCAAAATCGTAAGTGATAGCCATTTTTAGTTCTACCATATCCAGTATATTGAACTTTTGGTATTTTTACCGCATAATTAGCATTTATTTGAATACTTTCTTTAGGTTTTAATTCAGAATTAAGATTAATTTCAAGTATATCGCCTTGTTTTTTTAGTGTTTGCCAATTCAAATCCCTTGAATCACTTTTAAGTGAATAAATTTTAGAAAATCCTCTCTCACTGTCTTCTGCAAAATAGAAGTTCATCTTATAGTCTTCTATTAACCGTTTACCAAGTGGAGTTTCATTTCCTTTAAAGCTATTGGCCCAATTATGAAGGTAAATTTTCTTAAGATTATTATTTGTCTTGTTATAAAAGGTGATCTTTTGTTCTATATGTAAAGTGTGGTCTAGTGTGTCTAGATTGGCTTTTATTTGAACAAGATGTTCTTGTGAAATTACAAAAAACGGTACTAGGATTAATATTATATGTAGTGCTTTGTTAATTTTCAAAATAAAAAACTCGTTGCTTTTAACAACGAGTTGAAAGATAACTTTATTTTTTTATTAATTAGAAGTTTGGCTTTAATTGATATTTAGCATAGAATTTATTGAAATGTTCTACAGCCTCTTCGGCAGTATCAACCACTCTAAATAAATTGAGGTCTTCCGCGCTAATATTTCCTTCTTCTAATAATGTGTTTTTAATCCAGTCTAATAAACCTCCCCAGAAACTTTTTCCCACTAAAACAATTGGGAAACGTCCAATTTTATGTGTTTGTATTAAAGTGATTGCTTCAAAAAGTTCATCTAATGTTCCAAAACCACCTGGCATTACTACAAAACCTTGTGAGTATTTTACGAACATTACTTTTCTAACAAAGAAATAATCAAAATCTAAACTTTTACCAGGATCAATCCAAGGATTATCATGTTGTTCGAATGGTAATTCAATATTTAATCCAACAGAGGTTCCTTTTCCACGATTAGCACCTTTATTACCTGCCTCCATAATACCTGGTCCACCACCAGTAATGACTCCAAATCCGCTTTGTGTTAATTGGTAAGCCACTTCTTCGGCTAACTTATAATATTTATGTTCAGGTTTTGTTCTCGCAGATCCAAAAATAGAAACACATGGTCCAATTTTACTTAAGCGCTCATAACCGTCTACAAACTCTGCCATTATTTTAAAAATAGCCCACGAGTCATTTGTTTTAATCTCGTTCCAGGTTTTTTGTTGTAGTTTCTCGCGAATCTTTCTATCGTCGTTTGTCATAATCTAAATTTTTTCGCCTTCGTTAATAGCGGTTATTAATACAATTTCTTCTTTTTCGAAATACCTATTAAAGTTAATTTAATTGGGTGTTAAAAAACAAGCCTGCTAATTTACTTCTTTTTTTAGAAAAAGAATCATCTATTCCCATAAAAAGAAAAATACTATTATACCTTTTGGTATTGCTGTGATTAAATTGTTGTTTGTAAGTAATTTGATTTGTTAATTACTTGAGGATTATCTAAATTTAGTGAGGGAATATCAGTAAAATTATATGAGAAGTACTACTTTACATCGACAATTATTTTGTGCCCTTTTCTTTGTTTTGACCACTTCGGTAATGGCTCAAATTTATCAGGAAGATTTTAATAGTCAAGGAAATTGGACTAGAGATAACAATGATATTCGAGCGCTATATGTGTCCAATGGAATGTACTATTTTGAACACAAAAAGCAGACAGGATTTCGAGAGTTTACTACAAGGAGTTTCACGATAAATACATCCAGAGATTTTGAATTTACAACTTCAATTAAAAAGGTTTTCGGAGAAACGGATTATGGAATTTCTTTTTTGTATGATTATGAAGATGAGAGCAATTATTCAGAATTTGCATTTACATCAACAGGATATTACCGTGTGGCAGAATCAACAACCCAATCGAAGTTCAAAAACATAAAGTCTTGGACCAGATCTTCTGCGATAGCAAAAGGAGTTAAAACCAATGATTTAAAGGTCAAGAAGACAGGAAGTATGATTACTTTTTACATTAATGATACTCGCGTTTACATGATGGATTTTAAGTCGCTTAAGGGAAGAAAAATGGCTATTCGTGTGTATAGAAATCAAAAGATAGCGGTGGATTACTTAAGAGTAAAGTATAATAATAGTTCTTCAACAACTTCATTAAATTCAACTCCAAAGGGAAAAACTATTTTATTTGAAGGATATAATAGTAATGTAAATGATTGGTCTGAACAAGATGATTCAAACGCTAGGTTAGCAGTTGAAGGAGGTAATTACGTAATGAATCATAGAAGAAGTTCTGGAGGATGGTCTTCAACAATTAATAAATATATTAATACTTCGAGAGATTTTAGAATTTCAGCACAGATTAAAAAAGTTGCTGGAATTAGTAATAATGGATTTGGAATTACTTTCGGAAAAAAAGATAATGATAATCAAAATCATTTTTTAATTTCTAGTAATGGATCTTATAAAATTGTTCAATATAAGAATGGCGTTAGAACCTATCCCAAGAACTGGACAAAATCATCGTTTATTAAAACTGGAGATAATGTCGTTAACTATCTTAAAATTCAAAAAAAGAAGGACGCTTATAAGTTTTACATTAATAATAGTTTGGTTTTTACGAGTTTTTCAACCAAATTTTACGGAAATCGAGTCGGATTTACAGTCTATGATAAACAAACTGTTAAAATAGGATATTTAAGTATTTTTTACGCAAAAGCTAATTCAACAACTGCTAGTAAAGAAAATGTACGGGGAGGCACTGGTTCATCAAATTCAATTAATAAACATGTTGTAAACGAAATCATCT contains:
- a CDS encoding alpha-ketoacid dehydrogenase subunit alpha/beta; translated protein: MSQSVGISNPQKLSFEDFKNEVLNDYKIARLSRECSLLGRREVLTGKAKFGIFGDGKEVPQLAMAKAFKNGDFRSGYYRDQTFMMAIGELNAQQFFAGLYAHTDIVQEPMSAGRQMGGHFATHSLDENGNWKNLTAQKNSSSDISPTAGQMPRLLGLAQASKIYRNVEELKDFTNFSEKGNEVAWGTIGNASTSEGLFFETINAAGVLQVPMVMSVWDDEYGISVHARHQTTKESISEILKGFQRENDTNGYEIFVVNGWDYVKLIDTYNKAAEIAREQHVPVLIHVKELTQPQGHSTSGSHERYKSKERLEWEKEFDCISQMRKWILEFELTDDQGDVLRFVESEDELTALDKKIKKEVSTAKRDAWNSFINEIKSEVVSATTLLEKVASKSSNSSFITKYKNDLAGVSEPIRKDILTACRKTLRLIRDENFIEKIALQNFIKESIENAYTKYSSHLLNDNTNSVVNKAAVEPTYDSEKNIVDARIIMRDNFDAILEKYPEVLVFGEDAGYIGDVNQGLEGLQEKFGELRVTDTGIREATIIGQGIGMAMRGLRPIAEIQYLDYLLYALQIMSDDLATLRYRTFGKQKAPLIIRTRGHRLEGIWHAGSPMGGIINNVRGIHVLVPRNMTKAAGFYNTLLEGDDPALVVECLNGYRLKEELPNNLGEFKTPIGEVEVIKEGTDITILSYGSTLRLVEEAAKDLQQVGINAEIVDAQSLLPFDKNHDTVKSLAKTNRLLVVDEDVPGGASAYLLQQVLENQNGYVHLDSKPETLSAKAHRPAYGTDGDYFSKPSTEDIFEKVYEIMHEANPTQFKSLY
- a CDS encoding aminopeptidase, yielding MNFYFAEDSERGFSKIYSLKSDSRDLNWQTLKKQGDILEINLNSELKPKESIQINANYAVKIPKVQYTGYGRTKNGYHLRFWYLTPAVYQNGWQLMSNLNMDDLFEDVANYTLELSIPKKFHLQSNLYQYLTINHETHDYYLIGNQRKDIILNINSNQKKFKTFKLKERVIKTDIYNNKITYNTTNEIIKRQISFIENYIGKHPHTEILVDANTVNKNSLRDLYGIPDWLKPYPENFKWESRFFKALVSKYIDDVLLFNKRNDYWLTEGIQTFLMMEYINKYYPDVTVFGRFSNLWGFRGYNLAKLKQNDKYPFLYQFSARRFFDQALTTPADSLSNFNRKVVSPYKAGLGMRYLQDFIGDSSLISSFKEFYKNYRLKITNSTAFKKVIINNTDKNLEWFFNDYIKTSKKIDYKIKKVKFLKNEDSVEVTIKNKRNITAPISLYTVKDKQFKTKIWVTGVDSTKTIKFKADGYDKLALNYEQIYPEYNSLNNFKNINNSIISKPLQFRFLKDIEDPYYNQIFYNPNIKYNLYDGIILGVNFNNRPVIKHNFEFSLTPNYAFKSQNLTGSFSFAYDQFFEKTKIYKIRYGIAGSNFHYAPELSYNTFYPFVSIQFKRNTLRDVGTKSILSRIVYVNREIQPNQQAIESDRYNILNFRYIYSKPNVIRRLQYAINAELGNNFTKLSTDIRYLKFFDKKRSFNLRFFGGFFLTNNSDGDYFSFGLNRSSDYLFEQTLFGRSESTGLFSQQFVISDGGFKSFYNQPSFANQLMLSANTSVSIWRWVEAYNDAAILKSKNENPRFFYENGIRLNFVPNILELYFPVYTNEGFEVTDNAYPSKIRFVITSSLDRIYNFIRRGLL
- a CDS encoding TIGR00730 family Rossman fold protein, translated to MTNDDRKIREKLQQKTWNEIKTNDSWAIFKIMAEFVDGYERLSKIGPCVSIFGSARTKPEHKYYKLAEEVAYQLTQSGFGVITGGGPGIMEAGNKGANRGKGTSVGLNIELPFEQHDNPWIDPGKSLDFDYFFVRKVMFVKYSQGFVVMPGGFGTLDELFEAITLIQTHKIGRFPIVLVGKSFWGGLLDWIKNTLLEEGNISAEDLNLFRVVDTAEEAVEHFNKFYAKYQLKPNF